A single genomic interval of Candidatus Jordarchaeales archaeon harbors:
- the hsp20 gene encoding archaeal heat shock protein Hsp20, whose translation MEDWWSRWFRRRSPFRWLFEDIENFMRDMEDFIREEFEEMSRRVPKDLVRERTLPDGTKVREWGPFVYGYRVTIGPDGRPHVEEFGNVKPEMGPGRPRIGFQEYREPLTDVIETDDEVRVVVELPGVEKDDIKLYGTEDTLTVSVDTPQRKYHKEVKLPCKVDPQQAKSSYKNGILEVTLKKKEEKPKGQPIKIE comes from the coding sequence ATGGAGGACTGGTGGTCTAGGTGGTTTAGGAGAAGAAGCCCCTTCAGGTGGCTTTTCGAGGACATAGAGAACTTCATGAGAGATATGGAGGACTTCATAAGGGAAGAGTTTGAGGAGATGTCCAGGAGGGTTCCGAAAGATCTTGTAAGAGAAAGAACACTACCTGATGGAACTAAGGTTAGAGAGTGGGGTCCATTCGTCTACGGATATAGGGTAACCATAGGCCCCGACGGCAGGCCACACGTGGAAGAGTTCGGCAACGTGAAACCAGAAATGGGTCCAGGGCGCCCGCGCATAGGGTTCCAGGAGTACAGGGAACCATTGACTGATGTCATCGAAACAGACGACGAAGTTAGGGTTGTCGTCGAACTTCCAGGCGTCGAGAAAGACGACATTAAACTCTATGGAACAGAGGACACGTTGACAGTCTCCGTTGACACACCGCAGCGTAAGTACCACAAGGAGGTAAAGCTGCCGTGCAAGGTTGACCCGCAGCAGGCTAAATCATCGTACAAGAACGGCATACTAGAAGTAACGCTGAAGAAGAAAGAGG